The DNA window ACCAATATAAATCATTGATTATTTAATCTTGAGATTTGCTCTCGACTTCAACGGACTCTCTTAGTATTACTGAGATATCCTTGATCTCGATATTTTCATTTCCTGCCTGTTTGGCCGCGTCCTCAAACATCGTATCGCAGAAATAACATGCAACCGCAACACTATCTGGATTTTTAGATTCGACCTCTTCAAATCTATTCCAGTTTACCCTTGGAGCGTCTTCTTCCATCCAGATTTTACCACCACCGGCGCCGCAGCAAAAACTCCTCTCTTTCTTTCTATCAAGCTCAATAAGCTTAAGTCCCGGTATTGATTTGAGCACCTTTCTAGGA is part of the Thermodesulfobacteriota bacterium genome and encodes:
- a CDS encoding heterodisulfide reductase-related iron-sulfur binding cluster; translation: PRKVLKSIPGLKLIELDRKKERSFCCGAGGGKIWMEEDAPRVNWNRFEEVESKNPDSVAVACYFCDTMFEDAAKQAGNENIEIKDISVILRESVEVESKSQD